A region from the Alnus glutinosa chromosome 5, dhAlnGlut1.1, whole genome shotgun sequence genome encodes:
- the LOC133869895 gene encoding uncharacterized protein At4g04980-like isoform X2 codes for MATGSCCGLTPSLFPRKPYGFDQAMKRYEKPKKLSKNPKEEQGMTIGSRFGYTCSNLILLMELRKKIMTFRDIIDLPPCDGSASINELVMGTMQDLQKFYPEIMPSNRLSETKGVSVDQGLAYFVGALKSIGDSWMLNHGWMDKFNYNLSSYKENISPEELVEFVVEALDCMIKMARERFDIMDEDDQKKDNSNAFDKILLESYSDNNTSCCHSPASPVTPTSVLSDQSSTAYTKSGEKANISYNPPILWSLRVRAVGKLNQVDAKRLSLNTLSSVGGCDSSALSVNKKVDEPMTRVEEKSNFGLTTANHETRDRPELPSNAVPTRLYPPPPPPPPLPPMASQTIKAAPPPPPPMMPSKGVAPPPPPPMMPSKGVAPPPPPPMMPLKGSVPSPLPMPLANGAAFPPPPPLVGAKSLRPKKATTKLKRSSQMGNLYRVLRGKVEGSNLDGKSCNGRKSAIGACSAGGKQGLADALAEMTKRSAYFQQIEEDVQKYAKSITDLKLTINTFQTKDMAELIKFHKTIESILEHLTDESQVLGRFEGFPVKKLETLRTAAALYSKLDAIVTELHSWKIVAPLGKLLDKVECYFTKIKGEVDAIERTKDEESKKFQSHNIDFDFHILVRIKEAIVDVSSSCMELALK; via the exons ATGGCTACAGGGAGCTGCTGCGGTTTGACACCATCGCTGTTTCCTCGCAAGCCATATGGATTTGATCAG GCAATGAAACGCTATGAGAAACCCAAGAAGCTATCCAAGAATCCGAAGGAAGAGCAAGGCATGACAATAGGTAGCAGATTTGGTTATACCTGCAGCAACTTGATTTTGTTGATGGAGCTCCGAAAGAAGATCATGACCTTTCGGGACATCATTGATCTACCTCCATGCGATGGCTCAGCATCCATAaatgag CTGGTGATGGGCACAATGCAAGATCTCCAAAAGTTTTACCCTGAAATTATGCCAAGTAATCGACTGTCAGAAACTAAGGGAGTATCTGTAGATCAG GGTCTAGCTTACTTCGTCGGGGCTTTGAAGTCTATTGGAGATTCATGGATGTTGAATCATGGTTGGATggacaaatttaattataatttatcatcATATAAGGAGAACATCAGTCCTGAGGAACTTG TTGAGTTTGTCGTGGAAGCACTGGATTGCATGATTAAGATGGCACGAGAAAGGTTCGATATCATGGATGAAGATGACCAGAAAAAGGACAATAGTAACGCATTTGATAAAATCTTGCTGGAGTCCTATTCAGACAACAACACCTCCTGCTGTCATTCTCCAGCTTCTCCAGTCACCCCGACCTCAGTACTTTCAGATCAATCATCCACTGCTTATACGAAATCTGGAGAGAAAGCAAACATTTCCTATAACCCACCTATTCTCTGGTCTCTCAGAGTTCGAGCAGTGGGAAAACTGAACCAAGTTGATGCAAAGCGCCTCTCACTCAACACATTATCAAGTGTAGGAGGCTGTGATTCCAGCGCTTTGAGTGTAAACAAAAAGGTTGATGAACCAATGACACGGGTGGAAGAAAAGAGCAATTTTGGATTGACAACTGCCAATCATGAAACCAGAGATAGACCAGAACTTCCATCAAATGCTGTACCAACCAGACTATACCCTCCTCCGCCACCACCGCCACCACTACCACCCATGGCATCACAAACAATAAAAGCAGCTCCACCTCCTCCGCCGCCCATGATGCCTTCTAAAGGAGTAGCACCGCCTCCTCCGCCGCCCATGATGCCATCTAAAGGAGTAGCACCACCGCCACCGCCGCCCATGATGCCTCTGAAAGGATCAGTGCCATCACCATTACCCATGCCACTTGCAAATGGAGCTGCATTTCCACCACCTCCTCCACTTGTTGGAGCAAAATCCTTGCGCCCCAAAAAAGCAACTACTAAATTGAAGAGGTCATCCCAAATGGGTAATTTGTACCGGGTTCTTAGGGGGAAAGTGGAAGGATCTAATCTTGACGGTAAATCATGTAACGGGAGAAAGAGTGCGATTGGTGCCTGCAGTGCTGGTGGAAAACAAGGACTGGCTGATGCTCTAGCAGAGATGACAAAAAG ATCAGCATACTTCCAACAAATTGAAGAAGATGTTCAAAAGTATGCAAAATCAATAACGGACCTGAAGCTTACCATTAATACTTTCCAAACAAAGGACATGGCTGAGCTGATCAAATTCCACAAAACCATTGAATCCATTCTTGAGCATTTAACTGATGAATCACAG GTGTTAGGAAGGTTCGAAGGCTTCCCTGTAAAGAAGTTGGAAACGTTAAGGACAGCAGCAGCCCTCTACTCAAAGTTGGATGCCATAGTCACTGAACTGCATAGTTGGAAGATAGTGGCTCCCTTGGGTAAGCTGCTTGACAAAGTTGAATGCTACTTCACTAAG ATCAAAGGAGAAGTGGACGCAATAGAACGAACCAAAGATGAagagtccaagaaatttcagaGTCACAATATTGATTTCGACTTCCATATCCTTGTAAGAATCAAAGAAGCAATTGTAGATGTTTCCTCAAGCTGCATGGAGTTGGCTCTAAAG tga
- the LOC133869895 gene encoding uncharacterized protein At4g04980-like isoform X1: protein MATGSCCGLTPSLFPRKPYGFDQAMKRYEKPKKLSKNPKEEQGMTIGSRFGYTCSNLILLMELRKKIMTFRDIIDLPPCDGSASINELVMGTMQDLQKFYPEIMPSNRLSETKGVSVDQGLAYFVGALKSIGDSWMLNHGWMDKFNYNLSSYKENISPEELVEFVVEALDCMIKMARERFDIMDEDDQKKDNSNAFDKILLESYSDNNTSCCHSPASPVTPTSVLSDQSSTAYTKSGEKANISYNPPILWSLRVRAVGKLNQVDAKRLSLNTLSSVGGCDSSALSVNKKVDEPMTRVEEKSNFGLTTANHETRDRPELPSNAVPTRLYPPPPPPPPLPPMASQTIKAAPPPPPPMMPSKGVAPPPPPPMMPSKGVAPPPPPPMMPLKGSVPSPLPMPLANGAAFPPPPPLVGAKSLRPKKATTKLKRSSQMGNLYRVLRGKVEGSNLDGKSCNGRKSAIGACSAGGKQGLADALAEMTKRSAYFQQIEEDVQKYAKSITDLKLTINTFQTKDMAELIKFHKTIESILEHLTDESQVLGRFEGFPVKKLETLRTAAALYSKLDAIVTELHSWKIVAPLGKLLDKVECYFTKIKGEVDAIERTKDEESKKFQSHNIDFDFHILVRIKEAIVDVSSSCMELALKERREAKASENKEPGPKSDARTKGCAKLLWRAFQFAFRVYTFAGGHDDRADKLTRELAHEIENDPHHQ from the exons ATGGCTACAGGGAGCTGCTGCGGTTTGACACCATCGCTGTTTCCTCGCAAGCCATATGGATTTGATCAG GCAATGAAACGCTATGAGAAACCCAAGAAGCTATCCAAGAATCCGAAGGAAGAGCAAGGCATGACAATAGGTAGCAGATTTGGTTATACCTGCAGCAACTTGATTTTGTTGATGGAGCTCCGAAAGAAGATCATGACCTTTCGGGACATCATTGATCTACCTCCATGCGATGGCTCAGCATCCATAaatgag CTGGTGATGGGCACAATGCAAGATCTCCAAAAGTTTTACCCTGAAATTATGCCAAGTAATCGACTGTCAGAAACTAAGGGAGTATCTGTAGATCAG GGTCTAGCTTACTTCGTCGGGGCTTTGAAGTCTATTGGAGATTCATGGATGTTGAATCATGGTTGGATggacaaatttaattataatttatcatcATATAAGGAGAACATCAGTCCTGAGGAACTTG TTGAGTTTGTCGTGGAAGCACTGGATTGCATGATTAAGATGGCACGAGAAAGGTTCGATATCATGGATGAAGATGACCAGAAAAAGGACAATAGTAACGCATTTGATAAAATCTTGCTGGAGTCCTATTCAGACAACAACACCTCCTGCTGTCATTCTCCAGCTTCTCCAGTCACCCCGACCTCAGTACTTTCAGATCAATCATCCACTGCTTATACGAAATCTGGAGAGAAAGCAAACATTTCCTATAACCCACCTATTCTCTGGTCTCTCAGAGTTCGAGCAGTGGGAAAACTGAACCAAGTTGATGCAAAGCGCCTCTCACTCAACACATTATCAAGTGTAGGAGGCTGTGATTCCAGCGCTTTGAGTGTAAACAAAAAGGTTGATGAACCAATGACACGGGTGGAAGAAAAGAGCAATTTTGGATTGACAACTGCCAATCATGAAACCAGAGATAGACCAGAACTTCCATCAAATGCTGTACCAACCAGACTATACCCTCCTCCGCCACCACCGCCACCACTACCACCCATGGCATCACAAACAATAAAAGCAGCTCCACCTCCTCCGCCGCCCATGATGCCTTCTAAAGGAGTAGCACCGCCTCCTCCGCCGCCCATGATGCCATCTAAAGGAGTAGCACCACCGCCACCGCCGCCCATGATGCCTCTGAAAGGATCAGTGCCATCACCATTACCCATGCCACTTGCAAATGGAGCTGCATTTCCACCACCTCCTCCACTTGTTGGAGCAAAATCCTTGCGCCCCAAAAAAGCAACTACTAAATTGAAGAGGTCATCCCAAATGGGTAATTTGTACCGGGTTCTTAGGGGGAAAGTGGAAGGATCTAATCTTGACGGTAAATCATGTAACGGGAGAAAGAGTGCGATTGGTGCCTGCAGTGCTGGTGGAAAACAAGGACTGGCTGATGCTCTAGCAGAGATGACAAAAAG ATCAGCATACTTCCAACAAATTGAAGAAGATGTTCAAAAGTATGCAAAATCAATAACGGACCTGAAGCTTACCATTAATACTTTCCAAACAAAGGACATGGCTGAGCTGATCAAATTCCACAAAACCATTGAATCCATTCTTGAGCATTTAACTGATGAATCACAG GTGTTAGGAAGGTTCGAAGGCTTCCCTGTAAAGAAGTTGGAAACGTTAAGGACAGCAGCAGCCCTCTACTCAAAGTTGGATGCCATAGTCACTGAACTGCATAGTTGGAAGATAGTGGCTCCCTTGGGTAAGCTGCTTGACAAAGTTGAATGCTACTTCACTAAG ATCAAAGGAGAAGTGGACGCAATAGAACGAACCAAAGATGAagagtccaagaaatttcagaGTCACAATATTGATTTCGACTTCCATATCCTTGTAAGAATCAAAGAAGCAATTGTAGATGTTTCCTCAAGCTGCATGGAGTTGGCTCTAAAG GAGAGGAGGGAAGCAAAGGCATCAGAGAATAAAGAACCAGGACCGAAAAGTGACGCACGAACAAAGGGATGTGCCAAATTGCTGTGGAGGGCTTTCCAATTTGCATTTCGGGTCTATACTTTTGCTGGTGGACACGATGATCGAGCTGACAAGCTGACAAGAGAATTGGCTCATGAAATAGAGAATGATCCTCACCACCAGTGA